In the genome of Chryseobacterium arthrosphaerae, one region contains:
- a CDS encoding M20/M25/M40 family metallo-hydrolase: MRINRFFAVPAVMLAAQFSWAQVKVDPKERLNPIVKSFVDEVNNNSQLENMAYELLDGIGPRLVGTPEMLAANEWSAGKLRSWGIEANLQQFGTWKGWQRGTTHVDMTYPRVKSLSATQLAWSPATKKAIEAEVIILPKVSSKAEFDSWLPSAKGKIVLMAQYQKIGRSDEQIKEFATPELYEKLKAEKEQAAKDFTAYVKNIGYDNNTLPEALEKAGAVGIAISNWTGIMGANRIFGAKTSKIPMVDIDVEDYGMLYRMAEKGAQPKIKIDAQSKILPEAKSFNTIGMIKGKEKPDEYVILSAHLDSWDGAQGATDNGTGTLTMLETMRILKKYYPNNKRTIVIGLWGSEEQGLNGSRGFVADNPQIIKGVQAAFNQDNGTGRVVNISGQGFVKAYDYVGRWLEGVPKSVRSHIKTDFPGMPGGGGSDHASFVAAGVPGISLGSLNWGYFGYTWHTTKDTYDKIVFDEVKNNVVLTAALAYMASEDPEFSDREKRVMPQDEKGETVKWPEAKEPRRSSKDYK; encoded by the coding sequence ATGAGGATAAATAGATTTTTTGCAGTGCCCGCAGTAATGCTGGCTGCCCAGTTTTCATGGGCTCAGGTAAAAGTAGACCCGAAAGAGAGGCTTAACCCTATCGTAAAAAGTTTTGTAGATGAGGTAAATAACAATTCACAGCTGGAAAATATGGCGTATGAACTGTTGGATGGTATCGGGCCACGCCTTGTGGGAACACCGGAAATGCTTGCCGCCAACGAATGGAGTGCCGGAAAGCTTCGTTCATGGGGAATAGAGGCCAATCTTCAGCAGTTCGGAACGTGGAAAGGGTGGCAGAGAGGAACGACGCATGTAGACATGACCTATCCACGGGTAAAGTCACTATCCGCTACCCAGCTGGCATGGAGCCCGGCTACTAAAAAAGCCATTGAAGCTGAAGTGATCATCCTTCCTAAAGTATCTTCCAAAGCAGAATTCGACAGCTGGCTTCCTTCTGCAAAAGGAAAGATCGTACTGATGGCACAATATCAGAAAATAGGACGTTCTGATGAGCAGATCAAAGAATTTGCAACACCTGAGCTGTATGAAAAGCTGAAAGCAGAAAAAGAGCAGGCTGCAAAGGATTTCACGGCGTATGTGAAAAATATCGGCTATGACAACAATACGCTTCCTGAAGCATTGGAAAAAGCAGGTGCAGTGGGAATTGCCATTTCAAACTGGACCGGAATTATGGGAGCCAACAGAATATTCGGAGCAAAAACATCAAAGATTCCGATGGTCGATATTGATGTGGAAGACTATGGAATGCTTTACAGAATGGCAGAGAAAGGAGCACAGCCTAAAATTAAGATCGATGCCCAGTCTAAAATACTTCCTGAAGCGAAAAGCTTCAATACCATCGGGATGATCAAAGGGAAGGAAAAACCGGATGAATATGTAATTCTTTCTGCCCACCTTGATTCATGGGACGGAGCTCAGGGCGCTACAGACAACGGAACGGGTACCCTTACCATGCTGGAAACCATGAGAATCCTTAAAAAGTATTATCCGAACAACAAAAGAACCATCGTAATCGGACTTTGGGGAAGCGAAGAGCAGGGGCTGAACGGTTCCAGAGGCTTTGTGGCAGATAATCCCCAGATCATCAAAGGAGTACAGGCTGCTTTCAACCAGGATAACGGAACCGGTCGTGTGGTCAATATCAGCGGCCAGGGGTTTGTAAAAGCCTATGACTATGTAGGAAGATGGCTTGAAGGTGTTCCGAAGTCGGTAAGAAGCCATATCAAAACGGATTTTCCGGGAATGCCCGGTGGAGGTGGTTCTGACCATGCTTCATTTGTAGCTGCCGGAGTACCGGGAATTTCTCTGGGATCCCTGAACTGGGGGTATTTCGGATATACCTGGCATACCACCAAAGATACCTATGACAAGATCGTTTTTGATGAGGTAAAAAATAATGTGGTTCTCACCGCAGCATTAGCCTATATGGCCTCTGAAGATCCGGAATTCTCTGACAGGGAGAAAAGGGTAATGCCACAGGATGAAAAAGGAGAAACCGTAAAATGGCCTGAAGCCAAAGAACCGAGAAGAAGTTCAAAGGATTATAAATAA